The Palaemon carinicauda isolate YSFRI2023 chromosome 24, ASM3689809v2, whole genome shotgun sequence nucleotide sequence TTCACAAAACTACTAAACCTGTAAGGATTGAGGACCAAAGGTGTGAAAAGAAAATTTGAAGTATTGTACTTGTACTTTCCCGTGTCCCTTTTTCTAAAAGTTCCATCCCAATGTCGCTCACCCAAAAAATTAAAACGAATCCCATAAGGTACTTACGTGACTGTTGGGATGTTGACAGAGATTCCTTCCCAACAGGTGTAGCATGCCTTTCAGAAGTCTCCTGTGATGTGTCTCCCTTTTCACTTTTTGCTTCAATTGATGATGGACCAGACCGTATAGGCTTCAACACTTCATCTGCTGCGTTGATTCTTTCATCTGCTTCCTGCATAGCTATTACAGTACCAGGTGAATTTTCTGGCTGTGAAACTGGACGCTGTGATGTAACCACATCCTGTGATTCCATTGGCTCAGAAGGCTCTTCGTCCACTTCCATTGATTCTACCCCAGTAGGAGCACCTGTTACTGTGCTACTGACAGATTGCTCTACTAACACAGATGATGTTGAAGTAGAGGGTGTGGGTACAACTGCAGACAATGGCTCAGAACTAGTAGTTACTGGTTGTACAGCAACTTCACTTGGTTGATCAACGACCGGAGATTCTGGCGGTGATAGAACTGCCGGTGTTGAAGTCACATCAAAGGACTGAGATGGTTCGTTAACAGTGCCGGCAGTACTTGAAGTCGCTTCACTAGAAACACCTTGAGATTCTTCATGTAATGTCTGTATCTTGTCACTTTGCCGTGATACTGCTTCATCTTCAACAGTGGTACTGCTGGCTCCTTGTAACTGCTGTCTAGTTTCATCTTCCATAACTTGCAATACAGCTTCAATACAAGGCTCCAACCCCAAAAATGGCATACCTGTCTGTTCCAATTTAGAACGAAGTGCCACCCTAATTTTATCCAAGCCAAAGCCCATGTCCTTAACTGCCTTGATAATATCAGATTCCATTAGAGGATCTAGATCAGATTCGGAAATTGGCTTGAATTTTCCACTTGAAACTGTAACTTTTTGGGGCTTGCTACCTTTGACAGCTGCAGAGCGTAAATAAGGTGGGTTTTCACGTCGAACCTGGAACAGTAGAGTCCACTATTGAGGAAAATTATGAACATAATACTAGCACATAGAATTACACAACTTGCACAAACTCAAGTTAGGAATATATTAATATTTAGGACTTGAAAACTTGTACAGTAAAATATACCCAGATAGTTCAGTAAAGTACAGGATTATCCATAAAAGATACAGATGCACCTAAGGATTACCTTATCAATGAATTCTTGGCCCTTAGAAAGTAGGACAAAATTGCAGTTTGGATACCATCTTGCATGCTCATCCCAAGGCTTATCATCGTTTTCCCAGTTGCGGAGCCCATTACCACAGTGGAAGCATCGGACATGGTCACTCAATCCTACAAAATCAAAAATAAACCTTAATTTTTTTGTAATATGAACTATAAAGGAAAATTTCTTTTGCTTATTGAATACAAATTTCTTATTTTGCTTACAGCCAACAAACACTTTATCCCTATAGTCTCCATTTTGGAAGCCTTGTATCATGATTGCACCAATCATTGACCAAGATCCCCCTCCTGCTAAAAGAAGCTCAAGTTTAAATGATTTTATCATCTTGATTAGGTGAAGTTAGTGATAATCCAAAATAAAATTCCTAACTGGAGAAGCCAACAGGAATGCAGACTGTGTTATTTCACATACTGTACTAACATAGCAGGAACTGTTCAGTCGAGCAAtacttaaaaatatgaaaatcaatataaggtcatgataatcataaaaatagtGCTTTCCTGAAGACCTGTACCTAATGGAAATTCCAGCCAGTAGTACAAAGCCTGTCAGATACTACGTAAAATATTTTGTGACCAATATTGTAAACGAACCCTGACAATCAAGCAGAAAAGACAATTGGAGGACTTTAAATATACTAAGATGTATGAAATGGAATTTCATGAAGTTCTAGGAAGTTACAGTAGAAAAGTTAAGGAACTCTAGAATTAATTTATCATCTTGCAGAAAAATCACCATGCCCCAAAAATAAGTGCCTCCATGATAGGTTACCAAGTTGATCACTAGGAACTTCCCCAGAATGGTATCTGTTCTAAGAATGCTTTTACAAGTCAGTCACCAGGCTGATGACCATGCTCAAAAAATGAAACTGAAAGCTTAGGCTATGTTCGTACAATGAAGTATTGCCCAATGGGCTAACATTGTTACCACGCCACGATGGGGCAAGAATGAGTGGTGATGACATCAGAAGCATAATAGCCAAAGGCATAGAGCTGGCAACAAACAGTGCTACCAGATGTTGTTTAGCCACATGGTCTTTTTACTCCTTCACCAGACAAGTTGAAAACTCATGTCTTCCCACATATGGACTCAAAAGTCAGTCAGTTGTTCCAGTTCAGTGTACTCTATGTTAAATCTAGCAATGACTGGATTCTCATACTAGCCATTTAGACAATTTCATGACTCACTCTATTTCCTAGTGCTGATGAATGGAAGAACTTACTATTCTAGTTACCGTATACTTTTGTTGTTTGCTATGAAAAGTCAACAtgctttacagtactgtacatattacAGCATTTACACGAGCACACTATTCCCTAGCACATACCTCCAGCAGGAACAAAGGATTTCAATTGTGTAATTGCATTTTTAGActtttataatttgaaaaataaattgcacATGAATTTcaggtaagaatatatatatcacaagacaaatttaaagtataaaaatatatatgtataaatacatctcATTCCATGTTAAATTATtgttaaagaaataaatttcagtCCTTAATATATCGTTGCATAACTATTTACTTCTGAACGTGAAAAATAATTACCACAATAGAAAAAGCCAGCTTCTGCCATTTCTTTTGGCTTCTGTTCCACTCTCTCTGGCCACTTTGAATAGCTCTTCAGTCTACTCTCAAAGGTGACATAATCTTTCCTTTTGGGACCGGAATACTGGCGCAGTCCAATTTCATCATAATTTATGTTGTTCCTTACAGGCccctctgaaataaaaaaaaaattattatttacaatttaccaTACTACAACAGTGAAAACAACCAGTTTCCATTTTAATAAAATCACCATATGTATCAAAACTAAAGCCTTTAATGACAAAACAGAATTAGCAATATAATTTTCAAGTTAATGCATATAAAAGTTAGTTTCTGTAATGCAATAGTACTCACTGCATTCTGGATAAGATCCTGGCATGTGTCGTCCTGAATTTGACCCTGTAGTAGAAGGCACACTCTTGTCACGAGCATTTTCACATCGCGGTGGAGGCAGCGGACACTCTTCCCCATCTAATGGCAGCTTATCCAAAATTTCACTGTGCTTTAGGGGAACATTGCCAACAGGCTGTCCTCTTATGAAAGGACAGTGGGGAAAGTGGCGTGTGTGTTCACCCCTGGGTGTATCGCCAACTTCCCAAGCTCCAACTATCCCACGACAAAACACGCAAGCGCAGTGATCATTGGTTCTCAAGTAATAAAATCCATCAGCTGCCAGGTCTTCTGGTGAAAGCCAAGGAATAGGCCATTCTATAAAGGTTTCCAAGCGTTCCTTCTCATATCGAAGACTGTCATAAGAAAGAAACTTCTTGGAGCGAGCATTCAAACCAGGTTCAGTCCTCAAGATGAATCGACATTCTGGTCGCTTTTCTTTGTGGAGTTTTAAAATGTCATCAGATGGTTTGAGTTCGCTTGCATCTACCACTAAGAAGCAAGTGAAGCATTTTACTTTTGAACCATCTTGTGTGTAGTAGAATCCTGCTCTTGCAAGAGACGATTTCAATTCGTTTAGCGTATTCCTGCCATAGGTCTCGAGGCGAAAGGATTCCCTTGATAAGCTGTGGGAATCATGACTAATATCTCCCATGGCTGGttcaataacaaaacaataatagcTTTAAAGCTTAAAATCCCCTCAAATAATTTGCGCTTAAAGTTTTTATGTTCTACAGTATAAAATAAGCCTTTTAAAAAAACTTGCAGTTTTACACTGATTTTGAcacctatagaaaaaaaaaaggatgacttTGCTGTACTATGCAGAATCCTCTATACTTCAAAGGACTACAATACAGTTACTGGTCATCATAtctgaaat carries:
- the LOC137618131 gene encoding putative inhibitor of apoptosis produces the protein MGDISHDSHSLSRESFRLETYGRNTLNELKSSLARAGFYYTQDGSKVKCFTCFLVVDASELKPSDDILKLHKEKRPECRFILRTEPGLNARSKKFLSYDSLRYEKERLETFIEWPIPWLSPEDLAADGFYYLRTNDHCACVFCRGIVGAWEVGDTPRGEHTRHFPHCPFIRGQPVGNVPLKHSEILDKLPLDGEECPLPPPRCENARDKSVPSTTGSNSGRHMPGSYPECKGPVRNNINYDEIGLRQYSGPKRKDYVTFESRLKSYSKWPERVEQKPKEMAEAGFFYCGLSDHVRCFHCGNGLRNWENDDKPWDEHARWYPNCNFVLLSKGQEFIDKVRRENPPYLRSAAVKGSKPQKVTVSSGKFKPISESDLDPLMESDIIKAVKDMGFGLDKIRVALRSKLEQTGMPFLGLEPCIEAVLQVMEDETRQQLQGASSTTVEDEAVSRQSDKIQTLHEESQGVSSEATSSTAGTVNEPSQSFDVTSTPAVLSPPESPVVDQPSEVAVQPVTTSSEPLSAVVPTPSTSTSSVLVEQSVSSTVTGAPTGVESMEVDEEPSEPMESQDVVTSQRPVSQPENSPGTVIAMQEADERINAADEVLKPIRSGPSSIEAKSEKGDTSQETSERHATPVGKESLSTSQQSHKDIAEELERIRESRICKICMDAEMDVVFLPCTHMATCSKCAVTMEQCPICRDGIKYTIKPIFS